In Aquimarina sp. TRL1, a single window of DNA contains:
- the glmS gene encoding glutamine--fructose-6-phosphate transaminase (isomerizing) has translation MCGIVGYIGYRDAYPIVLKGLKRLEYRGYDSAGIALYDGEDIRLSKTKGKVADLEEKLEKEISTSGSIGLGHTRWATHGVPNDVNSHPHYSNSGDLVIIHNGIIENYESLRKELINRGYSFTSDTDTEVLVNLIEDVKKNEDVKLGKAVQIALNQTVGAYAIAVFDKKKPNEIVVARLGSPLAIGVGEGEFFIASDASPFIEYTNNAIYLEDGEMAVVNKKKDIKIRKINDDSIVAPYLQELKINLEQIEKGGYDHFMLKEIYEQPNAILDTYRGRMRVAEGIIKMAGIDDNLAKLLNAKRIIIVACGTSWHAGLVAEYIFEELVRIPVEVEYASEFRYRNPVIHQDDVVIAISQSGETADTMAAIKLAKERGAFVFGVCNVVGSSISRETHAGAYTHAGPEIGVASTKAFTTQITVLSLIALKLAERKGTISNGDFHFYLQELERIPEKVEESLKSNEHIKFIADTYKEAKNCLYLGRGYNFPVALEGALKLKEISYIHAEGYPAAEMKHGPIALIDEHMPVVVIATRKGHYDKVVSNIQEIKSRKGKIIAIVTKGDDTVSNLADHVIEVPETEEFLTPLLTTIPLQLLSYHIAVMLGKNVDQPRNLAKSVTVE, from the coding sequence ATGTGTGGAATTGTAGGGTATATTGGATACCGTGATGCGTATCCAATAGTATTAAAGGGCTTAAAGCGATTAGAATATCGCGGTTATGACTCTGCAGGAATTGCACTTTATGATGGGGAAGACATTCGATTGTCTAAAACCAAAGGTAAAGTTGCTGATCTAGAAGAAAAACTAGAGAAAGAAATATCAACTTCAGGAAGTATAGGGCTTGGTCATACACGATGGGCTACTCATGGAGTTCCTAATGATGTTAACTCACACCCTCATTATTCTAATTCTGGTGATCTGGTAATCATCCATAATGGAATAATAGAGAATTATGAGTCGCTTAGGAAGGAGCTGATAAATAGAGGGTATTCATTTACTTCAGATACGGATACAGAGGTATTGGTGAACCTGATAGAAGATGTAAAGAAAAATGAAGATGTTAAGCTTGGAAAAGCAGTTCAGATAGCTTTGAATCAGACAGTAGGAGCGTATGCAATTGCTGTTTTTGATAAGAAGAAACCAAACGAAATTGTAGTGGCTCGATTAGGAAGCCCTCTGGCAATAGGTGTCGGAGAAGGAGAATTTTTTATCGCTTCAGATGCTTCTCCATTTATTGAGTATACGAACAATGCTATTTATCTGGAAGATGGAGAAATGGCGGTGGTAAATAAGAAGAAGGATATTAAAATCAGAAAGATTAATGATGATAGTATCGTAGCTCCTTATTTACAGGAATTAAAAATAAACCTTGAGCAGATAGAAAAAGGAGGTTATGACCATTTTATGCTTAAGGAAATTTACGAGCAGCCTAATGCAATATTAGATACCTATAGAGGTAGGATGAGAGTTGCAGAAGGAATCATAAAAATGGCAGGGATTGATGATAATCTGGCTAAATTATTAAATGCAAAACGAATTATCATTGTTGCTTGTGGTACTTCCTGGCATGCCGGTTTGGTGGCAGAATATATTTTTGAAGAGCTCGTTCGTATTCCTGTAGAAGTAGAATATGCATCTGAGTTTAGGTATAGAAACCCTGTTATTCATCAGGATGATGTGGTGATTGCTATTTCTCAAAGTGGAGAAACGGCAGATACCATGGCGGCAATAAAATTAGCAAAGGAAAGAGGAGCATTCGTATTTGGAGTGTGTAATGTAGTAGGATCTTCTATTTCTAGAGAGACTCATGCAGGAGCTTATACACATGCAGGACCTGAGATAGGAGTTGCTTCTACAAAAGCATTTACTACTCAGATTACAGTGTTGTCTCTTATTGCGCTTAAATTAGCAGAGAGAAAAGGAACAATTTCTAATGGGGATTTCCATTTCTATCTTCAGGAATTAGAACGTATCCCTGAAAAAGTAGAAGAATCCTTAAAGTCTAATGAGCATATTAAGTTTATAGCTGATACATATAAAGAAGCGAAAAACTGCTTGTATCTCGGAAGAGGATATAATTTCCCGGTTGCATTAGAAGGAGCACTCAAATTAAAAGAAATCTCTTATATACATGCAGAAGGGTATCCTGCAGCAGAAATGAAGCACGGACCAATTGCTCTTATAGATGAGCATATGCCAGTAGTGGTAATTGCTACCCGAAAAGGACATTACGATAAAGTCGTAAGTAATATTCAGGAAATCAAATCCAGAAAAGGGAAGATTATAGCCATTGTTACCAAAGGAGATGATACGGTGAGTAATCTTGCGGATCACGTTATAGAGGTGCCGGAAACAGAAGAGTTTTTAACTCCGTTGTTGACGACCATACCGCTACAGTTATTATCGTATCACATAGCGGTAATGTTAGGGAAAAATGTTGATCAACCGAGAAACCTGGCGAAGTCAGTAACAGTAGAATAA
- the panC gene encoding pantoate--beta-alanine ligase yields MQVHVKRRDIESDVAILHTNQKTIGFVPTMGALHQGHIALVKRALEENDTVIVSIFVNPTQFNNSEDLALYPRTLQSDIALLSEVSSDIIIFSPTAKEVYGSTMISTKYDFGGLENEMEGKYRLDHFNGVGTVLKHFFSIVNPTNAYFGEKDFQQLQIVKKLVAIENLSVNIIGCPIYRETSGLALSSRNKRLTEKQLKESPFIYDTLQAVKKDFGIKNVITLREWVSQQFEKNDTLSLEYFEIASVEDLKSAHKIEPDTKYRAFIAAFAGEVRLIDNIALN; encoded by the coding sequence ATGCAAGTACATGTAAAAAGACGGGATATAGAATCCGATGTTGCAATTTTACATACGAATCAAAAAACAATCGGTTTTGTTCCAACTATGGGCGCACTCCACCAAGGGCACATAGCACTGGTTAAGAGAGCCTTAGAAGAAAACGACACGGTTATTGTTAGTATTTTTGTAAATCCAACTCAGTTTAACAATTCCGAAGATCTGGCTCTCTATCCTCGTACTTTACAGTCAGATATTGCATTATTATCGGAAGTATCTTCTGACATAATTATTTTTTCTCCAACAGCGAAAGAGGTTTATGGAAGTACTATGATTTCTACAAAATATGATTTTGGAGGACTAGAAAACGAAATGGAAGGTAAATACAGGCTAGATCATTTCAATGGAGTAGGAACTGTTTTAAAACATTTTTTCTCAATCGTTAATCCTACAAATGCTTATTTTGGCGAAAAGGACTTTCAGCAACTGCAAATTGTAAAAAAGCTCGTCGCTATAGAAAATTTGTCAGTAAATATTATCGGATGTCCGATTTACAGAGAAACATCCGGACTTGCCTTAAGCTCAAGAAACAAAAGACTTACGGAAAAACAGTTGAAAGAATCCCCCTTCATTTACGACACACTTCAGGCTGTCAAAAAGGACTTTGGCATAAAAAATGTTATAACATTAAGAGAATGGGTGTCACAACAATTTGAAAAAAATGATACTTTATCTCTTGAATATTTCGAGATAGCTTCTGTCGAAGACTTAAAATCGGCACATAAAATTGAACCTGACACAAAATATCGCGCTTTTATTGCTGCTTTTGCAGGAGAAGTACGACTTATAGACAACATAGCCCTTAATTAA
- a CDS encoding DUF4270 domain-containing protein: MNWNNSFKKLTTFVVVLSSVLVSCDDEFSTVGSNIIGDVNFNDSSYTAIPKAYSKRFERVQVNNLPNNLLGVYEDTYGTSTYTVLSQMQLGTQNPTFGTNAELDSVVLTIPYFSTETESTTNDEGEVEKKYRLDSLYGTDPVKLSVYQSNYFLSSFETNGSPDDRKVYYADDIKANKTLIEGTLLAEQAVFYPQKDEVILRVKDGDDEGDELDVVRQAPRLRLKLSKEYFKTLILDKEGMPELSNSNNFNNYFRGVYFKVAPINGKGSLLQFNINQADITLYYTYDKEQTTNGETTTVQEDKEFKLNFGNSGIILNGIENDFTEGILVGESVVDGLIDGEDNLFLKGGQGSYGILEFFMGIAKDAEGNEITNGAGEPMTELEYLKEQEWLINEANIKLYINQDKINSGEAEPERVFVFDADTGAVLVDYIADRTNNDNNPVNSRISHLGRITRDTDDKGEYYKIRITQHIINLLNGDTENIKLGISVSQNVNERSIRDASVTPTSPEDQKDIVPSSSLISHEGTVLYGYGENVPDDKQLKLEIFYTAAKTN, from the coding sequence ATGAATTGGAATAACAGTTTTAAGAAACTAACAACTTTTGTAGTTGTTTTAAGTAGTGTACTTGTATCTTGTGATGACGAATTTAGTACTGTAGGAAGCAATATTATTGGAGATGTCAATTTTAATGATAGTTCCTATACGGCAATTCCGAAGGCATACTCAAAACGTTTTGAAAGAGTGCAGGTCAATAATTTACCTAATAACTTATTAGGAGTTTATGAAGATACATATGGTACATCTACCTATACTGTTTTATCCCAAATGCAACTGGGGACACAGAATCCGACCTTTGGAACAAATGCGGAATTAGATAGTGTCGTATTAACAATTCCATATTTTAGTACAGAAACAGAAAGTACTACCAATGATGAGGGAGAAGTGGAAAAAAAATATCGCTTAGATTCTCTATACGGTACAGATCCTGTAAAGTTATCGGTGTATCAATCTAATTATTTTTTAAGTTCTTTCGAGACAAATGGTTCTCCGGATGACCGAAAGGTGTATTATGCGGATGATATAAAAGCAAATAAGACGTTAATTGAAGGGACTTTATTAGCAGAGCAAGCAGTGTTTTATCCACAAAAAGATGAAGTGATCTTGCGAGTGAAAGATGGAGACGATGAAGGAGATGAATTAGATGTGGTTAGGCAAGCACCAAGACTGAGATTAAAGTTGTCTAAAGAGTATTTTAAAACATTAATCCTGGATAAAGAAGGAATGCCGGAACTCAGTAATTCGAATAATTTTAATAATTATTTTAGAGGAGTTTATTTCAAGGTAGCACCGATTAATGGCAAAGGTTCATTGCTTCAGTTTAATATTAATCAGGCAGATATCACATTGTATTATACATACGACAAGGAGCAGACTACTAATGGAGAAACGACAACAGTACAAGAAGATAAAGAGTTTAAGCTTAATTTTGGTAATAGCGGAATAATACTTAATGGAATAGAGAATGATTTTACTGAAGGGATATTGGTTGGAGAGAGTGTTGTAGATGGTCTTATTGATGGAGAGGATAATTTATTCCTAAAAGGGGGGCAAGGATCTTATGGGATTCTGGAGTTCTTTATGGGGATTGCTAAAGATGCAGAAGGGAATGAGATTACAAACGGAGCAGGAGAGCCTATGACAGAGTTAGAGTATCTCAAGGAGCAGGAGTGGTTGATTAATGAAGCGAATATTAAGTTGTATATTAATCAAGATAAGATAAACTCTGGAGAAGCAGAGCCGGAACGGGTATTTGTGTTTGATGCTGATACAGGAGCAGTTCTGGTTGATTATATTGCCGACAGAACCAATAATGATAATAATCCGGTAAACTCAAGGATTAGTCATTTGGGAAGAATTACCAGAGATACTGACGATAAAGGAGAATACTATAAAATAAGAATAACACAACATATTATCAATCTCTTAAATGGAGATACAGAAAACATTAAGTTAGGAATATCTGTGTCACAAAATGTGAATGAACGTTCAATACGAGACGCTTCTGTTACCCCTACATCCCCAGAAGATCAAAAAGATATTGTACCGTCGTCATCACTGATTTCTCACGAAGGAACAGTGTTGTACGGATATGGAGAAAATGTGCCAGATGATAAACAATTAAAACTGGAAATTTTTTATACAGCAGCAAAAACGAACTAA
- the panD gene encoding aspartate 1-decarboxylase — protein MYVHVVKSKIHRVKVTGADLNYIGSITIDQDLMDAANIVEGEKVQIVNNNNGERLETYAIPGPRNSGEITLNGAAARKVAKGDVLILITYAMMDIEEAKKFKPSLVFPNEENNLLK, from the coding sequence ATGTATGTACACGTTGTAAAATCAAAAATACACAGAGTCAAAGTTACCGGAGCGGATCTCAATTATATCGGTAGTATTACCATAGATCAAGATCTTATGGATGCTGCGAATATTGTAGAAGGAGAAAAAGTTCAAATTGTAAACAACAACAATGGAGAACGTTTAGAGACTTATGCTATTCCTGGTCCAAGAAACAGTGGAGAAATCACATTAAACGGAGCAGCTGCCAGAAAAGTTGCCAAGGGAGATGTATTAATCCTTATCACTTATGCCATGATGGATATTGAAGAAGCCAAAAAGTTTAAACCTTCTTTAGTATTCCCTAACGAAGAAAACAATTTATTAAAATAA
- a CDS encoding glycogen/starch synthase: protein MKDKRILYVSSEVIPYLPETEISSMSFEAPRMVNSKGGQTRIFMPRYGNINERRHQLHEVIRLSGMNLVINDLDMPLIIKVASIPKERMQVYFIDNEEYFKRKATLTDEDGNLFPDNDERAIFFAKGVIETVKKLNWSPDIIHVHGWLASLLPLYLRHYYANEPLFTESKIVTSVYGHGYEGALDKNMQEKVKFDGIPEEKISVLENPTYDNLMKVAVDNSDAVVVGSEEISEELVKHLETIDQPVLDYKRPEEFATAYESFYQTEVFV, encoded by the coding sequence ATGAAAGATAAGAGGATATTGTATGTATCATCAGAAGTAATACCTTACTTACCAGAAACAGAAATCTCATCCATGTCTTTTGAGGCGCCAAGAATGGTAAATAGCAAAGGAGGGCAAACAAGAATCTTTATGCCCCGCTACGGGAACATAAATGAGAGAAGACATCAATTGCATGAAGTGATCCGTTTGTCTGGTATGAATTTAGTAATTAATGATTTAGATATGCCTCTTATTATAAAAGTTGCTTCCATTCCCAAAGAGAGAATGCAGGTGTACTTTATAGATAATGAGGAGTATTTCAAAAGGAAAGCTACATTGACAGATGAAGACGGGAATCTTTTCCCTGATAATGATGAACGTGCTATCTTTTTTGCTAAAGGGGTTATCGAGACAGTCAAGAAACTGAACTGGTCTCCTGATATCATACATGTGCACGGTTGGTTAGCTTCTCTATTGCCGCTATATCTTAGACATTACTACGCAAATGAGCCTTTGTTTACGGAAAGTAAAATTGTAACTTCTGTATATGGTCATGGCTATGAAGGAGCATTAGACAAGAATATGCAGGAAAAAGTAAAGTTTGATGGAATTCCTGAAGAAAAAATCAGTGTGCTGGAAAACCCAACGTACGATAACTTGATGAAAGTTGCGGTGGATAATTCAGATGCAGTGGTTGTAGGATCGGAAGAAATTTCAGAAGAACTAGTAAAGCATTTAGAAACGATTGATCAACCTGTATTAGATTACAAAAGACCGGAAGAGTTTGCTACAGCTTATGAAAGCTTTTATCAAACAGAGGTTTTTGTGTAA
- a CDS encoding lysylphosphatidylglycerol synthase transmembrane domain-containing protein, whose protein sequence is MKPNLSKLLKIILPLGLGVFLIWYSISSLSPEERQKTLQYITEANPKWIAISVFFGIISHLSRAYRWKFLLEPLGYSPKLANSFMAVMAGYLSNLGIPRSGEFLRGGIISSYENIPFKKAFGTIISERVIDLLMLILIICIAFFYQSTYLVHFLSNKISNPFITLGILLALILSGIIFLRLARKSENKLIIKIRDFGNGIMEGVKSISKIKKKPAFIFHTLLIWVLYVSMFFVIKNTIPETASLSLGPILVTFVAGSLAMSTTNGGIGAFPLAISSVLLLFNVDKPAGEAFGWILWGSQTAINIITGALSFLFLPILNRGK, encoded by the coding sequence GTGAAGCCAAATCTTAGTAAGCTTTTAAAAATCATACTCCCTCTTGGTTTGGGAGTTTTTTTAATTTGGTATTCTATTTCTTCTCTTTCTCCTGAAGAAAGACAAAAAACCCTACAATACATTACTGAAGCAAATCCGAAATGGATTGCTATATCGGTGTTTTTCGGAATTATCTCTCACCTATCCAGAGCATATCGCTGGAAATTTTTACTAGAACCTCTTGGGTATTCCCCAAAACTAGCCAATAGTTTCATGGCGGTAATGGCGGGGTATTTATCGAATCTGGGAATCCCCAGATCCGGAGAATTCTTAAGAGGAGGTATTATTTCTTCTTACGAAAACATTCCTTTCAAAAAAGCTTTTGGAACCATTATTTCTGAACGTGTTATTGATTTACTAATGCTTATTTTAATTATATGTATTGCATTCTTTTATCAATCAACATATTTAGTCCATTTTTTAAGCAACAAAATAAGCAATCCATTTATTACACTTGGTATCTTATTAGCACTAATCTTATCCGGGATTATTTTTTTAAGACTAGCCAGAAAGTCTGAAAATAAATTGATTATCAAAATACGAGATTTTGGCAATGGTATTATGGAAGGTGTCAAAAGCATCTCAAAAATCAAAAAAAAACCTGCTTTTATCTTCCATACACTCTTGATATGGGTCTTATATGTTTCTATGTTTTTTGTCATAAAAAACACAATTCCTGAGACTGCTTCTTTATCCCTGGGACCTATTTTGGTCACTTTTGTTGCCGGGTCTCTAGCAATGTCCACGACCAATGGAGGTATTGGAGCTTTTCCCCTGGCAATATCCTCTGTACTATTGCTTTTTAATGTAGATAAACCTGCTGGCGAAGCTTTTGGGTGGATTTTATGGGGATCGCAAACTGCAATAAATATTATTACCGGAGCGTTATCTTTTTTATTTCTTCCGATATTAAACCGAGGGAAATAA
- a CDS encoding alpha/beta hydrolase — MKKSIILLLAFIITASSYGQVIYEKFKSIKLDQTRELKIQLPRNYKKNEDKIYPLIIVLDGDYLFEPVVGNVDYFSYWEDMPESIVVGINQDKTRQEDSRYDLADFLPVNKGAEFYEFIGQELLPYLDQTYRTAQLKIIVGHDHTANFINYFLFKENPIFHGYINLSPDLAPNMKDRIIAALSNRTSDTWFYMATGTQDVEKIRNNVVGLDEKIKEIDNDNVKYFFDNFEESTHYTLVGKAIPRALEVIFEMYRPISKKKYKEVILHLETSAYEYLTDLYKTTEELYGIKRKIRINDFIAISTAIEKNKNWEELEPLGKLARKEHPDTMLGNYYLGMYYEQIGEPKKAMRAYENGFLQSEVAFLTKDFMLEKVNKIKEDFGW, encoded by the coding sequence ATGAAAAAAAGTATTATCCTACTTCTAGCATTCATTATCACAGCCAGCTCATATGGCCAGGTAATCTATGAAAAGTTTAAATCTATAAAATTAGATCAAACCCGGGAATTAAAAATCCAACTACCCAGAAATTATAAAAAGAACGAAGATAAAATCTATCCGCTTATTATTGTATTAGATGGTGATTATTTATTTGAGCCTGTAGTAGGAAATGTTGACTACTTCTCTTATTGGGAGGACATGCCTGAATCAATTGTAGTAGGAATAAACCAAGACAAAACAAGACAAGAAGACTCCCGATATGACTTAGCTGATTTCCTTCCTGTAAACAAAGGCGCCGAGTTTTATGAATTTATTGGTCAGGAGTTATTACCTTATTTGGATCAAACATATAGAACAGCACAATTAAAAATCATTGTTGGGCATGACCATACTGCCAACTTCATCAATTATTTTCTTTTTAAAGAAAACCCCATCTTCCACGGGTACATTAACTTAAGCCCAGATTTGGCACCTAACATGAAAGACCGCATCATAGCTGCCTTGTCTAATAGAACATCAGATACCTGGTTCTATATGGCAACCGGAACACAGGATGTAGAAAAAATAAGAAACAATGTTGTCGGCTTAGATGAAAAAATCAAAGAAATCGATAATGACAATGTAAAATATTTCTTTGACAATTTTGAAGAATCCACTCACTACACACTGGTAGGAAAAGCAATTCCCAGAGCATTAGAAGTTATCTTTGAAATGTATCGCCCAATCAGCAAAAAGAAATACAAAGAGGTTATTCTACATCTGGAAACATCCGCTTATGAATATCTTACTGATCTATACAAGACAACAGAAGAATTATATGGTATCAAAAGAAAAATACGGATCAATGATTTTATTGCTATCTCAACAGCTATAGAGAAAAATAAAAACTGGGAAGAGCTAGAACCTTTAGGAAAACTTGCCAGAAAAGAACACCCTGATACTATGCTTGGCAATTACTATTTAGGGATGTATTACGAACAAATAGGGGAACCCAAAAAAGCGATGAGAGCATACGAAAATGGTTTCCTACAAAGTGAAGTCGCGTTTTTGACAAAAGACTTTATGCTGGAAAAAGTAAATAAAATTAAGGAAGATTTTGGTTGGTAA
- the atpD gene encoding F0F1 ATP synthase subunit beta, translating to MSQVTGKVSQIVGPVIDVEFAAGTELPKIYDSLEINKTDGSKLVLEIQSHIGEDTVRTIAMDSSDGLSRGMEVVATGAPIQMPIGGDVYGRLFNVIGDAIDGLGDLPKEGESGLPIHRAAPKFEDLSTSTEVLFTGIKVIDLIEPYAKGGKIGLFGGAGVGKTVLIQELINNIAKGHGGLSVFAGVGERTREGNDLLREMLESGIIKYGDDFLHSMEEGGWDLSKVDKEAMKDSKATFVFGQMNEPPGARARVALSGLTIAEYFRDGAGDGQGKDVLFFVDNIFRFTQAGSEVSALLGRMPSAVGYQPTLATEMGAMQERITSTKKGSITSVQAVYVPADDLTDPAPATTFAHLDATTVLSRKIAELGIYPAVDPLDSTSRILTADILGDDHYNCAQRVKELLQRYKELQDIIAILGMEELSEEDKLAVARARRVQRFLSQPFHVAEQFTGIPGVLVDIKETIKGFNMIMDGELDHLPEAAFNLKGSIEEAIEAGEKMLAEA from the coding sequence ATGTCTCAAGTTACGGGTAAAGTATCACAAATTGTAGGTCCGGTAATCGATGTAGAATTCGCTGCCGGTACTGAATTACCAAAAATTTACGATTCGTTAGAAATAAATAAGACTGATGGAAGCAAGCTGGTATTAGAAATCCAGTCTCATATTGGAGAAGATACTGTGCGTACCATTGCGATGGATTCCAGTGATGGATTAAGTAGAGGAATGGAAGTGGTTGCGACAGGAGCACCGATCCAAATGCCAATAGGAGGAGATGTATATGGACGTTTATTTAATGTAATTGGAGATGCAATCGATGGATTAGGAGATTTGCCTAAAGAAGGAGAAAGCGGATTGCCTATTCACCGAGCTGCGCCAAAATTTGAAGATTTATCAACTTCTACAGAAGTTTTATTTACAGGGATCAAAGTAATCGACCTTATCGAGCCTTATGCAAAAGGAGGTAAGATTGGATTATTTGGAGGTGCCGGAGTAGGAAAAACAGTATTGATTCAGGAGTTGATTAACAATATTGCAAAAGGACACGGAGGACTTTCTGTATTCGCAGGAGTAGGAGAAAGAACTCGTGAAGGAAATGACCTTCTTCGTGAGATGTTAGAATCAGGAATTATCAAATACGGTGATGACTTCTTACACTCTATGGAAGAAGGAGGATGGGATTTGTCCAAAGTAGATAAAGAAGCGATGAAAGATTCTAAAGCTACTTTCGTATTCGGACAGATGAACGAACCACCAGGAGCTCGTGCTCGTGTTGCACTTTCAGGTCTTACTATTGCAGAATATTTCCGTGATGGAGCAGGAGACGGACAAGGAAAAGACGTACTTTTCTTCGTAGATAACATCTTCCGTTTTACACAAGCAGGTTCTGAGGTGTCAGCTCTATTAGGACGTATGCCTTCTGCGGTAGGATATCAGCCAACATTAGCTACTGAGATGGGGGCGATGCAGGAGCGTATTACTTCTACTAAGAAAGGGTCTATTACATCTGTACAGGCAGTATATGTACCTGCGGATGACTTGACGGATCCAGCACCGGCAACAACCTTTGCTCACCTGGATGCGACAACTGTATTGTCTCGTAAGATTGCTGAGCTTGGTATTTACCCAGCGGTAGATCCGTTAGATTCTACATCAAGGATTCTTACAGCAGACATTTTAGGAGATGATCACTATAATTGTGCGCAGCGTGTAAAAGAGTTGTTACAACGTTATAAAGAATTACAGGATATTATTGCCATCCTTGGAATGGAAGAACTTTCTGAAGAAGATAAATTAGCAGTAGCACGTGCAAGACGTGTACAACGTTTCTTATCTCAACCTTTCCATGTAGCAGAGCAGTTTACAGGAATTCCTGGAGTATTGGTAGATATTAAAGAAACCATTAAAGGATTTAATATGATCATGGATGGTGAACTAGATCACTTACCTGAAGCAGCATTTAACCTGAAAGGTTCTATCGAAGAAGCTATAGAAGCTGGAGAAAAAATGTTAGCAGAAGCTTAA